The genomic interval catgtcttttatgcattttttccactttcaaattatcctgcgggcctgatcgaacctccttgggggccggttccggcccgcgggccgtatgtttgacacccctggtatagagtatagtatatacatatgagatgagtaatgtagggtatgtaaacattatataaagtggcgttgtttaaagtggccagtgatacaTTTATTGCATCCAATTttgaattattaaagtggccagagatgaGTCAGCATGTTGACGGTTATTTATTTCTAAAGCAGAAGAAAAGGCGGATGAGAAAGAACTCGCATAGTAGCTGTCTGAAAACGACAAAGCATCGACTTGAAATATCACTCGTTCAATTCCATCCTATCGTCATTTAATCAGTCTCAAGGGAATCAAAGGCTATTAAGTCTTATGTATTTTGCATATTCAAACAACAGCACTTTACGTGTCAGCTTCATTTCGCCGATCAATGTCAAAGCTTTCCATACAGGAGTCTTCTGTGGGTCCTTTCATCCTTCTGAACCTACAAGGAAAAGAAATTGAGATGTTGAAACAGTGGTTAGCCTCGAATAATTTGTGTCATAGTCATTTTGGGGATAAGGGTGTTCATAATTGCAAATATGGCTAGTGCCAAGGGCTAGATTCATTATCATAAGTCATTTCCTGCTAATCTTAATTTCATGTCAATAACAAACACAATAAGCAAACATGAATGAGCTACTCACTTGATAACGGTGAATGTCCCCATCGCCACCAATCCCAGCAGGCTCAGGCTGAACAGGACGCCCAGGGTGATGACTATGACCCGGTCAGAGGCGGTGTCAGctgactcctcctccaccacgTGCTCCAGCCCCGCCCCAAACACCTTCTCTAGCTCCGCCTTCACCGCGCTCGCCTCGCTCTGCAGCTTGCTGTGGGTGACGACGGAGAAAGGACATTAGGGGGGGCTGATTCTCAAGAATGCAACGTCACATTACAAAAGGTTCAGATAGATTTGTATCGTGCAGAACAGACATGGATGTTCATCGTGCCGAATAGAACATTGTGGAAGCAATGTTGCATTCAGTCATTGTATGTCACCTACTAAAGAATGTTTCACAAATTCCCTTCATGAAACCAACCTCAGACCCACCACCCTGAAAGTTAAACTTTAATCAACAATGGCTTTGATTTCCTCATTATAGGATGGGCTACTTTGTTGTGGATGAAGTGATTTGACAACACGTTGGTCTTACTTTTTGACGTCTTCGGCAGGGATGACTTCATACCATTGATGGGTCATACCATTGCGACGGCAGAAGTAGGGGGAGTTCTGGAGTCCACTGCCTCCACCTCCAGGATGTACCACTCCTGAGTCTCTTTGTCCAGCGGCTCTCTGGTGATGAGGGCTCCCAGGGCATTGACGGAGAACAGGTCCGTGTGCGTAGTCAGGACTTAAGTGACCACAAACACGGGGCTCCCTGGGGTTGCCTTCACTGTCCCCACAGGTCTCCCTTTTGGTTCGTTCTCCGGAACGCTGAAGTTGTAGAAGGAGCTCTCAAAGGCCACGCTCACTCCGAGGTTGACAGTCATCAGGAGGACCTGGACATTGGCgatgagggggaaagagagaacaCAAACAGATTTAGCACACATCATTATTCAGACTAACAGATGATATAATACACCCTAACTCAacgtcacaaaaacacacagacaaacacaagcCCACTTGTGATGCTCGATCCCTGACCTGTGGAGTTCAGAGGAGGCAGCCCGCTGTCCTTTGCCATTGCAGTGAGTTCAAGCGGTGTGTCCTCTGTGACATCAGAAAGGTCAGAGGCCACGGTCGCCTCTCCTGTGCTACCATTCAGGGCCAAGCGAGGGGAGGCACCTGAGGAGAAACTAGATAGCCAGAGGAGAAGCATTTGACGCATAACTCTGTGTAAAAACAGACCATTTCTTCAATATCGTTAAGGATCCATTTAGGCAAATGTATTCCTTAATGTGGACTTGAAACTCATCTCTACAGTACCGGCTCTACGACTGGGAGTAGAACGTACAACAGAGGTGTATGTGAGTTGGACAGCAGTGCATGGCTAACCTGTAGGTGACGAGAGCGTTCAGGCCCATGTCCTTGTCTGTGGCAGAGAGGGTCAACAGCACGTCCCC from Salvelinus alpinus chromosome 2, SLU_Salpinus.1, whole genome shotgun sequence carries:
- the LOC139568737 gene encoding protocadherin gamma-C4, which codes for MLLVVGPLDRETNDIYELVIVATDKGTPQRQNMTSIRVSVTDVNDNSPVFSANTYTKSILVKDAKVGDVLLTLSATDKDMGLNALVTYSFSSGASPRLALNGSTGEATVASDLSDVTEDTPLELTAMAKDSGLPPLNSTGPPDDCQPRSERGL